The following coding sequences are from one Treponema parvum window:
- the purD gene encoding phosphoribosylamine--glycine ligase has product MKIIVVGSGGREHAISWKLAQSSLVSQVICVPGNGGTAHEKKCKNIDPADCSYLDGDKSLAAYVAIAKHENCDLAVIGPEEPLAKGAADLFWAEGIPCVGPKKDGAQLEASKDFAKAFMHKYDVACAVSKTFTDPKEAHSYIEDHGSPVVIKADGLAAGKGVVVAATVQEAHEAVTNLMELGKVGEAGEKIVIEDYLEGIEISVLAAVCVTEKTSALKTAVIVPFLPARDHKRLLDGAKGPNTGGMGAVCPLSDVTDEVFSAFDKNILKPTLRGLIAEKTDYRGFIFFGLMLTANGPKLLEYNVRLGDPETQAVLPMADFDFAALCRAITDETLSSFSCKWKDGFVVAPVAVSSGYPEAYEKGKTVTVNEDFIAAADAKLFAAGAVEKDGRLITNGGRVLSCSAFGKTFDEARENSYKALKAVSFEGMFYRKDIGLDGAAESVKL; this is encoded by the coding sequence ATGAAGATTATCGTTGTCGGTTCAGGCGGCCGTGAACACGCCATAAGTTGGAAACTTGCGCAAAGTTCGCTTGTTTCACAGGTCATATGCGTTCCCGGCAACGGCGGAACGGCGCATGAAAAAAAATGTAAAAACATTGATCCGGCCGATTGTTCCTATTTAGACGGGGATAAATCCTTGGCCGCCTACGTAGCTATTGCAAAACATGAAAACTGCGATCTGGCTGTGATCGGACCCGAAGAACCTCTGGCAAAAGGAGCTGCAGATCTGTTTTGGGCGGAAGGAATCCCTTGCGTAGGCCCTAAAAAAGACGGAGCGCAGCTTGAAGCGAGCAAAGATTTTGCAAAAGCTTTTATGCATAAATACGATGTTGCCTGCGCTGTGAGTAAGACCTTTACCGATCCTAAAGAAGCTCATTCTTATATTGAAGATCACGGCTCTCCGGTCGTGATAAAGGCCGACGGACTTGCTGCGGGAAAGGGAGTCGTTGTCGCGGCGACGGTGCAAGAAGCTCATGAAGCGGTTACAAACCTTATGGAATTGGGTAAGGTCGGAGAAGCCGGAGAAAAAATAGTCATAGAAGATTATCTTGAAGGCATAGAAATCTCCGTTCTTGCCGCAGTATGCGTTACTGAAAAAACTTCCGCTTTGAAAACGGCAGTCATAGTTCCATTCCTTCCGGCACGGGATCATAAACGCCTTTTGGACGGGGCGAAGGGACCGAATACCGGCGGAATGGGCGCCGTTTGCCCGCTTTCCGATGTTACCGACGAAGTGTTTTCCGCCTTTGACAAGAATATCCTTAAGCCGACGCTGCGCGGCTTAATTGCCGAAAAGACGGATTACCGCGGGTTTATTTTTTTCGGTCTCATGCTTACGGCAAACGGACCTAAACTTTTGGAATATAATGTGCGGCTCGGCGATCCTGAGACACAGGCGGTACTTCCCATGGCGGATTTTGATTTTGCCGCTCTTTGCCGTGCGATCACGGATGAAACCCTTTCTTCTTTTTCATGTAAATGGAAAGACGGTTTTGTCGTGGCGCCGGTTGCGGTTTCTTCAGGATACCCTGAAGCGTATGAAAAGGGAAAAACCGTTACCGTGAATGAAGACTTTATAGCGGCTGCGGACGCAAAGCTTTTTGCAGCCGGCGCAGTAGAAAAGGACGGCCGGCTCATTACGAACGGAGGACGAGTTCTTTCGTGCAGCGCTTTCGGCAAAACATTTGACGAAGCAAGGGAAAATTCATATAAGGCGCTAAAGGCCGTTTCCTTTGAGGGAATGTTTTACCGGAAAGACATAGGGCTTGACGGCGCGGCCGAAAGCGTAAAATTGTAA
- a CDS encoding DUF2264 domain-containing protein: MKTYEFEITKNPLKDRNDVVKSLVQMLEPCMDKFVMGNTGLFNYNGSTTYCDRVGLFEGWSRLLWGIGPLLAGGYKWSGLSVYKEGLSNGTDPSSPYYWGDVHDFDQRIVEMAAISLAVMLNKKELWDGYSKAEQDRIYKWLDMVNGRSFSENNWKFFRILVNLLFEQVGRPVNEERLENDLALIESFYIDDGWYRDAVPFDNYNPFAIQFYSMIYYYFRKDKDKERCKRYEERVKLFAKQHIHYLTEDGLFVPYGRSLTYRFAVVSFYSACAFAGIEVLPWGVMKGIILRNLRWWFKQPIFDREGMLTVGYRYPDLTIADQYNSPGSPYWAFKTYLMLALPADHPFWTSKEEELPKLPDVKCLKVPRIIFSRTKEDVVLLNGGQYPEYQMNHAADKYAKFAYSAKFGFSCSISNYGFEKTGCDSMLYVGTGDGYWRQRRKCESVEMCEDYSKTVWKPYDDTEICTYLIPAGCFHIRIHIITSQRDLLTKEGGFGLARYKDFDLELPVNAKSKAKSDVSLIFPWGFSYIADPSNEREASYIMPAPNLNNMASCVLVPVLSGEIKKGKKNYHICVTGASPNTGYMDKIPAVHYDVTSGILTIDGKKLELK; the protein is encoded by the coding sequence ATGAAAACTTATGAATTTGAAATAACAAAAAATCCTTTAAAAGACAGAAACGATGTCGTTAAAAGTCTTGTTCAAATGCTGGAGCCGTGTATGGATAAATTCGTTATGGGGAACACGGGCTTGTTCAACTATAACGGAAGCACGACTTATTGCGACCGAGTGGGGCTTTTTGAGGGCTGGAGCAGACTTTTATGGGGGATCGGCCCGCTGCTTGCAGGCGGTTACAAGTGGAGCGGCCTGTCTGTGTATAAAGAAGGACTTTCCAACGGAACCGATCCTTCTTCTCCTTATTATTGGGGCGACGTTCATGATTTTGACCAGCGCATCGTAGAAATGGCGGCGATATCATTGGCCGTCATGCTGAATAAAAAAGAACTTTGGGACGGATATTCAAAAGCTGAGCAGGATAGAATTTATAAATGGCTGGATATGGTAAACGGCCGTTCGTTCAGCGAAAACAACTGGAAATTCTTTCGCATTTTGGTAAATCTTCTTTTTGAACAGGTCGGGCGTCCCGTAAATGAAGAGAGACTTGAAAACGATCTTGCGCTGATTGAAAGTTTTTACATTGACGACGGCTGGTACAGGGATGCGGTACCGTTTGATAACTATAATCCCTTTGCGATACAGTTTTATTCGATGATCTATTACTACTTTAGAAAAGACAAGGACAAGGAACGCTGCAAGCGATATGAAGAGAGGGTAAAACTTTTTGCAAAACAACACATTCACTATTTAACCGAAGACGGACTTTTTGTACCTTACGGACGAAGCCTCACATACCGCTTTGCGGTAGTGAGCTTTTATTCGGCCTGCGCTTTTGCCGGAATCGAAGTTTTGCCGTGGGGCGTAATGAAGGGCATCATTCTTAGAAATTTAAGGTGGTGGTTCAAGCAGCCCATATTCGATCGCGAAGGCATGCTCACCGTAGGTTACCGCTATCCGGATCTTACCATCGCTGACCAGTATAACTCTCCGGGTTCTCCATACTGGGCGTTTAAAACTTATCTAATGCTGGCGCTGCCTGCTGATCATCCGTTTTGGACAAGCAAAGAAGAAGAATTGCCAAAGCTGCCTGATGTAAAGTGCTTGAAAGTTCCGCGCATAATTTTTTCACGTACGAAAGAAGACGTTGTGCTTCTTAACGGCGGACAGTATCCTGAATATCAGATGAATCATGCGGCCGATAAATACGCCAAGTTTGCATACAGCGCGAAATTCGGTTTTTCATGCTCGATAAGCAATTACGGATTTGAAAAAACAGGGTGCGATTCCATGCTTTATGTGGGGACGGGAGACGGCTATTGGCGGCAGCGGCGGAAGTGCGAGTCCGTCGAAATGTGCGAAGATTACAGCAAAACCGTATGGAAGCCGTATGACGACACAGAGATATGCACGTATCTTATTCCTGCCGGATGCTTTCACATAAGGATTCATATAATAACTTCGCAAAGAGATCTTTTAACCAAAGAAGGCGGATTTGGTCTTGCCAGGTATAAAGACTTCGATCTTGAACTGCCCGTAAACGCCAAGTCCAAGGCAAAATCGGACGTTTCGCTGATCTTTCCGTGGGGATTTTCTTACATAGCCGATCCGTCTAACGAGCGCGAAGCTTCGTACATCATGCCGGCTCCGAATTTGAACAACATGGCGTCCTGCGTTTTGGTTCCCGTATTGTCTGGAGAAATTAAAAAAGGCAAAAAAAATTATCACATATGCGTAACCGGCGCGTCTCCAAACACAGGTTATATGGATAAAATTCCTGCCGTACATTACGATGTGACTTCCGGAATTTTGACGATTGACGGTAAGAAACTTGAATTAAAATAG
- a CDS encoding glycoside hydrolase family 88 protein, with amino-acid sequence MEQIKKKDDFLNHKPKGIPFWQKAMDYAVSKTAENIKTFTDGYPTPASVNLIYPKIANTEWTSSFWNGMLWQAYNSTGDKKFRSAAESTLTDYENRLEKRINTATHDLGFLYILSAKAEYLTTGNKKAREVAIKAADLLMERYGAKTGVLQAWGSADDVNNMGRIIIDCLMNTPLLFWASEATQKDLYANAAKSHVEKSKRFLIRDDDTTFHTYYFDVKTGDPLRGKTAQGYSDSSCWARGQAWGIYGFCLNYRYTGDFSLLEAAKRLANHFLNCLPEDNVCYWDLIFTSGNEERDSSAAAIGACGLMELASLLPVADKDRCVYEAAALSIMESLAASYTTEGLKSNGILQHAVYSKPGNKGIDECNIWGDYFYMEALDRILYHHRLFW; translated from the coding sequence ATGGAACAGATAAAAAAGAAAGATGATTTTTTAAATCACAAGCCCAAAGGAATTCCTTTTTGGCAAAAAGCCATGGATTACGCGGTGAGCAAAACCGCGGAGAATATCAAAACTTTTACCGACGGGTACCCGACTCCCGCCAGCGTAAATTTGATATATCCTAAAATTGCAAATACCGAATGGACAAGCAGCTTTTGGAACGGAATGCTCTGGCAGGCATACAACAGCACCGGCGATAAAAAGTTCCGTTCCGCCGCAGAATCGACTTTGACTGATTATGAAAACAGACTTGAAAAGCGCATAAATACGGCGACTCACGATTTGGGCTTTTTGTACATACTTTCGGCAAAGGCGGAATATTTGACTACGGGAAATAAAAAGGCGCGCGAAGTTGCAATAAAGGCGGCAGACCTTCTTATGGAGCGGTACGGCGCAAAAACAGGAGTGCTTCAGGCTTGGGGAAGCGCCGACGACGTGAACAACATGGGTAGGATAATAATCGACTGTCTCATGAATACGCCGCTTTTGTTTTGGGCGTCGGAAGCCACGCAAAAAGACCTGTATGCGAATGCTGCAAAGTCCCATGTGGAAAAATCAAAGCGTTTTCTCATAAGAGACGACGACACGACTTTCCACACATATTATTTTGACGTTAAAACAGGAGATCCTCTTCGCGGAAAAACCGCTCAAGGCTACAGCGATTCGTCCTGCTGGGCAAGGGGACAGGCTTGGGGAATTTACGGGTTCTGTCTTAATTACAGATATACGGGAGATTTTTCTCTTTTGGAAGCGGCAAAGCGGCTTGCCAATCACTTCCTTAATTGCCTGCCTGAAGACAACGTCTGTTATTGGGATCTCATATTCACTTCCGGGAACGAAGAGCGGGACAGTTCCGCCGCAGCTATAGGCGCCTGCGGTTTGATGGAACTCGCTTCGCTTCTTCCCGTTGCGGACAAAGACAGATGCGTTTATGAGGCAGCCGCTCTTTCTATCATGGAATCTCTGGCGGCGTCTTATACTACGGAAGGATTGAAATCCAACGGCATTTTGCAGCATGCGGTGTACAGCAAGCCGGGCAACAAGGGAATCGACGAATGCAATATTTGGGGCGATTACTTTTACATGGAAGCCTTGGACCGTATTTTATATCATCACAGATTGTTTTGGTAG
- a CDS encoding glycoside hydrolase family 2 protein, whose product MEKKSGNFESSIHEKDYRSKFLPFVKTAKDALCIDGRDLESLNGEWNFTADPYESALRGQWYEEKRFSEDGRELPCDFDFQVWPLIDVPSCWNMTSPELFYYEGMGVYYREFTYAEKKAGERTFIQFEGAQYRTYVFLNNKPVALHDGGSTPFTVETTGLLQRFNKIMVFVDAARDDSRVPMSNTDWFNYGGLYRDVYFVRTPKVLIKDWFVRLVPGSGYKKIALDFQIDGAKTGKAVFCIPELDIKKEVSVSNGKGSLEISASPELWSPENPKLYDVSLSFDDDEISDKIGFREIKVEKMKVYLNGKARYLKGVCVHEDHETLGKTTNDDEIRATIQNLKDMNGVFLRLAHYPHTRRFAKIADETGVMLWEEVPVYWAIDFTNPATYKDAENQLTELIVRDKNRASVIIWSVGNENADTDDRLKFMSDLARTAKRLDNTRLVSAACLVNHVKMRLEDRLMDELDIIGNNEYYGWYEPNFDDLITVLNNTKLTKPVVITEFGAGAKYGNHGTADTMWTEEYQEELYKKQFETMKKIPFIQGTTPWIFYDFRAVRRQNRYQQGFNRKGLIDADHKRRKLAFKVVADYYAELD is encoded by the coding sequence ATGGAAAAGAAGAGCGGTAATTTTGAGTCAAGCATTCATGAAAAAGATTATCGGTCAAAATTCCTTCCGTTTGTAAAGACGGCCAAAGATGCGCTGTGCATAGACGGGAGAGATTTGGAATCCCTCAACGGAGAGTGGAATTTTACGGCGGATCCCTATGAGTCGGCTTTGCGCGGGCAGTGGTATGAGGAAAAACGTTTTTCGGAAGACGGACGGGAGCTTCCGTGCGACTTTGATTTTCAGGTTTGGCCTCTCATAGACGTTCCTTCCTGTTGGAACATGACGTCTCCGGAATTGTTTTATTACGAAGGCATGGGCGTGTATTACAGGGAATTTACTTATGCCGAAAAAAAGGCGGGCGAAAGAACGTTTATTCAGTTTGAGGGCGCTCAATACAGAACCTATGTCTTTTTGAACAATAAACCTGTCGCGCTCCACGACGGAGGTTCCACTCCGTTTACGGTAGAAACGACAGGACTCTTGCAGCGTTTCAATAAGATAATGGTCTTTGTAGACGCGGCCAGAGACGACTCGCGAGTTCCCATGAGCAATACGGACTGGTTTAATTACGGGGGATTGTACCGCGACGTATACTTTGTAAGGACTCCTAAGGTTTTGATCAAAGACTGGTTCGTAAGGCTTGTTCCCGGTTCCGGCTATAAAAAGATCGCGCTCGATTTCCAAATAGACGGGGCTAAGACGGGCAAGGCTGTGTTTTGCATTCCCGAATTGGACATAAAAAAAGAAGTAAGCGTTTCAAACGGCAAGGGAAGTCTTGAGATTTCAGCCTCTCCTGAGCTGTGGAGCCCGGAAAATCCCAAACTGTACGATGTTTCGCTTTCTTTTGACGACGATGAAATTTCGGATAAGATCGGATTTAGGGAAATCAAAGTTGAAAAAATGAAGGTTTACCTTAACGGCAAGGCGCGCTATTTAAAGGGCGTCTGTGTTCACGAAGACCACGAAACGCTTGGAAAAACCACGAACGACGATGAAATTCGTGCGACAATACAAAATCTCAAAGATATGAACGGCGTGTTTTTGCGATTGGCGCACTATCCTCACACAAGGCGTTTTGCGAAGATCGCCGACGAAACGGGTGTTATGCTTTGGGAGGAAGTTCCCGTCTATTGGGCGATCGATTTTACAAATCCCGCTACCTACAAGGACGCAGAAAATCAATTGACGGAACTGATCGTGCGCGATAAAAACCGCGCTTCCGTTATCATATGGTCTGTGGGAAACGAAAATGCGGATACCGACGACAGGCTTAAGTTTATGAGCGATCTTGCGCGCACTGCAAAACGGCTTGATAATACAAGGCTCGTTAGCGCGGCCTGTCTCGTAAACCATGTAAAGATGCGCCTTGAAGACCGGCTTATGGACGAGCTTGATATTATCGGAAACAACGAATACTACGGCTGGTACGAACCGAATTTTGACGATTTGATCACTGTTTTAAATAACACAAAGCTGACAAAACCGGTAGTCATTACGGAGTTCGGAGCGGGTGCAAAATACGGAAATCATGGAACCGCAGACACTATGTGGACTGAGGAATATCAGGAGGAACTCTACAAAAAGCAGTTTGAAACGATGAAAAAAATTCCTTTTATTCAGGGAACTACGCCGTGGATCTTTTATGATTTTCGTGCCGTGCGCCGGCAGAACAGGTATCAGCAAGGTTTTAACCGGAAGGGGCTGATAGACGCCGACCACAAAAGAAGAAAGCTTGCTTTTAAAGTGGTTGCAGATTATTACGCCGAGCTTGATTGA
- a CDS encoding carbohydrate ABC transporter permease: MISYNTKKTIGKFVKYVFLLFITVISLLPIVIVLSSSFKNESEIFDFPFHLIPRKLIFSNFAQLSENFPLYIWNSIKLTSIITILQLFSASTGGYVFSKMQWKGRNFIFGLYLASMMIPSQAVTIPQFVIMRTLNLYDTHLAIILLCTFTAFGTFLIRQYFLSIPDTYIEAARIDGAREWIIFFKIMLPMAKPVLVTQAILSFRFFWNDFFTPLIYITTPELKTLPLGMTDFVREQYVYWGPQMAAALISIIPVLIIFMFGQRYFIEGVSSSGIKG, from the coding sequence ATGATATCGTATAATACAAAGAAAACGATCGGTAAGTTCGTAAAATATGTTTTTTTGTTGTTTATAACGGTAATTTCGCTTTTGCCCATCGTCATAGTTTTGTCTTCTTCTTTTAAAAATGAAAGTGAAATTTTCGATTTTCCGTTTCATTTGATTCCGCGCAAGTTAATCTTTTCAAATTTTGCTCAGCTGAGTGAAAATTTTCCGCTGTACATATGGAATTCGATCAAACTGACGTCGATCATAACGATTTTGCAGTTGTTTTCGGCTTCTACGGGCGGATACGTGTTTTCCAAAATGCAATGGAAGGGACGCAATTTCATATTCGGTTTGTACCTTGCTTCCATGATGATCCCGTCGCAGGCTGTTACTATTCCTCAGTTTGTGATAATGCGCACGCTGAATTTGTACGACACCCATTTGGCTATCATACTCTTGTGCACTTTTACGGCCTTCGGAACGTTTCTTATACGACAGTATTTTTTGTCCATTCCGGATACGTATATAGAAGCGGCAAGGATCGACGGCGCGCGCGAATGGATAATTTTCTTTAAGATAATGCTGCCCATGGCAAAGCCCGTCCTGGTAACTCAGGCCATATTGTCATTCCGTTTTTTCTGGAACGATTTTTTTACGCCGTTGATCTACATCACTACTCCCGAACTAAAAACTCTGCCGCTGGGAATGACGGACTTTGTCCGCGAACAGTATGTTTATTGGGGGCCGCAGATGGCTGCTGCCTTGATTTCTATTATTCCCGTCCTGATAATTTTTATGTTCGGGCAAAGATATTTTATTGAGGGAGTTTCTTCCTCGGGTATTAAGGGGTGA
- a CDS encoding carbohydrate ABC transporter permease — protein sequence MDKKHDGIRRLTIMSFLFPSFIGFIIFIFIPLVMAVFFSLTNYSGGAKFKFIGIKNYVVAFADAKFLNSLFLTFKYMAVTVFFQIVIGLVFALFLARPFRGSTFFRSAFYIPNILSSVAVGLAFMFIFEPSSGLMNGFLKFFNLPTSRWLASEKTSLLVIMMVSIWQSVGYYMVLLIGALQNVNSSLYEAAEIDGAGKIQQFIAVTLPGISPVLFYAITLAVIRGFQAFDYIYVMTGGQQGGGPAGSTNVLAFDIYRNAFMYYRFGFASAESVVLLIIILTVTLIQNYGQKKWVVYDIV from the coding sequence ATGGACAAAAAGCACGACGGTATACGGCGGCTGACTATAATGTCGTTTCTTTTTCCGAGTTTTATAGGTTTTATCATATTCATATTTATTCCTTTGGTTATGGCCGTTTTCTTTTCACTTACCAATTATTCCGGCGGCGCAAAGTTTAAATTTATCGGCATAAAAAATTACGTGGTAGCGTTTGCGGATGCAAAATTTTTAAATAGTCTTTTTCTTACTTTCAAATACATGGCGGTTACCGTGTTTTTTCAGATAGTAATCGGCTTGGTATTTGCGCTTTTTCTTGCCCGTCCGTTCAGGGGCAGCACCTTTTTCAGAAGCGCTTTTTATATTCCGAATATTCTTTCTTCCGTTGCCGTTGGGTTGGCCTTTATGTTTATTTTCGAGCCGTCTTCCGGCCTTATGAACGGATTTTTAAAGTTTTTTAATTTGCCTACTTCCAGATGGCTTGCAAGCGAAAAGACTTCTTTGCTCGTCATTATGATGGTTTCCATATGGCAAAGCGTAGGCTACTATATGGTTTTGCTGATAGGGGCTCTTCAGAACGTTAATTCTTCGCTGTATGAAGCCGCAGAAATTGACGGAGCCGGAAAAATCCAGCAGTTTATCGCCGTCACCTTGCCGGGCATTTCTCCCGTGTTGTTTTATGCGATTACGCTTGCGGTTATAAGGGGTTTTCAAGCGTTTGATTACATCTACGTCATGACGGGCGGCCAGCAGGGAGGAGGCCCTGCCGGAAGCACGAACGTGCTTGCGTTTGACATCTATAGAAACGCTTTTATGTATTACAGGTTCGGGTTTGCATCTGCGGAATCCGTAGTTCTTCTCATCATAATTCTTACGGTTACGCTGATCCAAAATTACGGTCAAAAAAAGTGGGTGGTTTATGATATCGTATAA